The following are encoded in a window of Clostridium thermarum genomic DNA:
- the yfmH gene encoding EF-P 5-aminopentanol modification-associated protein YfmH, whose amino-acid sequence MLERIYFEPIKEEMYTGVIKGLRTYVIPKKGYTKSFAMLTIKFGSNDIEFAKKGEEMKEYPKGIAHFLEHKLFEEEEGNIFNRFAELGASPNAYTNFQITTYYFTSTEGFNENLELLVKFVYNPYLTEENVNKEKGIIEQEIRMYEDNPGFRVYYNALECMYNSHPVRYDIAGTVESIYEITPELLYDCYNTFYVPENMIMTIVGDVNIQDIERILERTVPNNRNKADYKVKEYSEEPKVNKDMIRKKLGLSIPNFIIGFKDEPKGIDKSNYIRRKVQMDILCRLLFSRSSSLYESLYNSGLINESFSYEYTLEKDYCHLIIGGESRDPEKVMEEIRTYIRNNKSAINSEDFQRVKKTLVGSFITRFNNIEGLGNFIKDYFIRGVNPFDYYEVLKDITEEQIIERLQYLNSDERWAISIID is encoded by the coding sequence ATGTTAGAAAGAATATATTTTGAACCCATAAAAGAGGAGATGTATACAGGAGTTATCAAAGGTCTGAGAACCTATGTAATACCTAAAAAAGGTTATACTAAGAGCTTTGCTATGCTTACAATAAAGTTTGGTTCCAATGATATAGAGTTTGCAAAAAAGGGAGAGGAAATGAAAGAGTATCCAAAGGGCATAGCTCATTTTCTTGAACACAAGCTCTTTGAAGAAGAGGAGGGCAATATCTTCAATAGATTTGCTGAGTTGGGAGCCTCTCCAAATGCCTATACTAACTTCCAAATAACAACCTATTACTTTACAAGTACCGAAGGCTTTAATGAAAATCTGGAATTACTTGTGAAGTTCGTATACAATCCTTACTTGACAGAGGAGAATGTCAATAAGGAAAAGGGAATTATTGAACAGGAAATAAGGATGTATGAAGACAATCCCGGCTTCAGAGTGTACTATAATGCCTTAGAATGCATGTACAATAGTCATCCGGTTAGGTATGATATCGCAGGAACCGTTGAGTCCATTTATGAGATTACACCTGAGCTTTTGTATGATTGCTACAATACCTTCTATGTACCGGAAAATATGATAATGACAATAGTGGGAGATGTAAATATTCAAGATATAGAGAGAATTCTTGAAAGAACTGTACCTAATAATAGAAATAAAGCAGACTATAAGGTAAAAGAATATAGTGAAGAACCTAAGGTTAACAAGGATATGATTCGAAAGAAGTTGGGGCTTAGTATACCAAATTTCATCATAGGCTTTAAGGATGAGCCAAAGGGAATAGACAAAAGCAACTATATCCGGAGGAAGGTTCAGATGGATATACTGTGCAGGCTTTTATTCAGCAGAAGCTCCTCACTATATGAAAGTCTATACAACAGCGGACTTATAAATGAAAGCTTTTCCTATGAATACACTCTGGAAAAGGACTATTGTCATCTGATAATCGGCGGAGAGAGCAGGGACCCTGAGAAGGTAATGGAGGAAATACGTACTTATATAAGAAATAATAAGTCTGCAATTAACAGTGAAGACTTTCAAAGAGTTAAAAAGACCCTGGTTGGCTCCTTTATTACCCGGTTTAACAACATTGAAGGCCTGGGCAACTTTATCAAAGACTATTTTATAAGAGGAGTTAATCCCTTTGACTATTATGAAGTATTAAAGGATATTACTGAAGAGCAAATAATTGAAAGGCTTCAATATCTTAACAGTGATGAGAGATGGGCTATATCAATTATAGATTAA
- the mraZ gene encoding division/cell wall cluster transcriptional repressor MraZ, which produces MFIGEYQHAIDNKNRMIIPSKFREELGNSFVLTKGLDGCLYAYTMNEWKNMEDKLKNLPLTSKDARAFVRFFFSGANEVEIDKQGRALIPQNLLEYAGIEKEIVSIGVSTRIEIWSKAKWDEYNNSDINFDEIAEKMSELGI; this is translated from the coding sequence ATGTTTATAGGCGAGTACCAGCATGCCATTGATAATAAAAATAGAATGATTATACCATCTAAGTTTAGAGAGGAATTAGGAAATAGCTTTGTTCTTACTAAAGGCTTAGATGGTTGCTTATATGCTTACACCATGAATGAATGGAAAAATATGGAAGACAAATTAAAGAACCTACCGCTTACCAGCAAAGATGCCAGAGCTTTTGTGAGATTCTTTTTTTCAGGAGCTAATGAAGTGGAGATAGACAAACAAGGAAGAGCACTAATACCACAAAATTTATTAGAATATGCCGGCATTGAAAAGGAAATAGTAAGTATAGGTGTATCTACCCGAATTGAAATTTGGAGTAAGGCCAAATGGGATGAATACAATAATTCAGATATCAATTTCGATGAGATTGCAGAAAAAATGAGTGAATTAGGCATATAA
- the rsmH gene encoding 16S rRNA (cytosine(1402)-N(4))-methyltransferase RsmH — MEFKHISIMAEQCIEGLNIKQDGIYVDCTLGGGGHSSCILQKLSPKGRLIGIDQDIEAINAAKNRLREYDNVTYVNDNFRNIKNILSNLGIDKVDGILADLGVSSYQLDNAERGFSYMHDAPLDMRMNRNDRLSAYDVVNGYSQEDLERIIREYGEEKFARRIAAFIVDRRAINMIETTFQLVDIIKAAIPAKARREGPHPAKRTFQAIRIEVNKELEILNKTVVDGVNCLNDGGRIAVITFHSLEDRIIKNKFKELENPCTCPPGFPICQCGKKPLVKVITRKPIEPSEEEVESNPRSRSAKLRIAERIYEKQKLW, encoded by the coding sequence ATGGAATTTAAACATATAAGCATAATGGCAGAACAATGTATAGAAGGGCTAAATATTAAGCAAGATGGCATATACGTAGATTGTACTCTTGGTGGTGGGGGACATTCCAGCTGTATCTTGCAGAAGCTATCGCCCAAGGGCAGATTGATTGGAATAGATCAGGATATTGAGGCCATAAATGCCGCAAAAAATAGATTACGAGAATATGACAATGTTACATATGTAAATGACAACTTCAGAAACATAAAAAATATACTCAGCAATCTTGGAATAGATAAGGTAGATGGTATCTTAGCAGATTTAGGCGTATCATCCTACCAATTAGACAATGCGGAGAGAGGCTTTAGCTACATGCATGATGCACCTCTTGATATGAGAATGAACAGAAATGATAGGCTGTCAGCCTATGATGTAGTTAATGGCTACAGTCAAGAAGACCTTGAAAGAATTATTCGTGAATATGGCGAAGAAAAGTTCGCCAGAAGAATAGCTGCATTTATAGTTGACAGAAGGGCAATAAATATGATAGAAACTACCTTCCAGCTGGTGGATATTATAAAGGCTGCTATACCGGCAAAGGCCAGAAGAGAAGGGCCTCATCCTGCAAAAAGGACCTTCCAGGCCATAAGAATAGAAGTAAACAAGGAACTGGAGATTTTAAACAAAACTGTTGTGGATGGGGTTAACTGTCTGAATGATGGGGGCCGCATAGCCGTCATCACTTTCCATTCTCTTGAAGATAGAATCATTAAAAACAAATTCAAGGAGCTTGAGAATCCTTGTACATGTCCACCGGGATTTCCTATATGCCAATGCGGCAAGAAACCTCTGGTGAAGGTTATCACAAGGAAGCCCATAGAACCCTCAGAAGAAGAAGTGGAGAGCAACCCAAGAAGCAGGAGTGCCAAACTAAGAATTGCCGAGAGAATATATGAAAAGCAAAAATTATGGTAG
- a CDS encoding stage V sporulation protein D, whose translation MNKKDYRDRVIIKRRMLITMGVLSVLFFSLILRLFYVMVFESNKLKALAIEQWTSEVKIDGRRGSILDRNGKELAISANVYRVDLAMNTIRSYVKKNNISFEIIAPKLANALEMDTAKVLQELYKTLPSGKERGSGTLARRIDKEKADRVRELKINGVLVSPDTERYYPENNFLAHVLGTTNSDGEGLAGIELQYNSVLKGTPGLRITETDRRSDEMPYTISDFTKPMDGKDVVLTIDATIQAFAEKAAEQALNDNKAKAVSIMVMDPKTGEILAMANKPDFNPNKPREGVTTVEEMSKLWRNRIVSDTYEPGSIFKVFTAIAAMEKGLVSETDTFVCTGSKKVANRTIHCWKRTGHGAQNFVEILENSCNVGFMELGERLQAAGLNEYIYKFGFGKKTGIDLPGEATGIVKKTEKITTVDLATISFGQSNTVSPIQYMAAFNAIANDGIWVTPHILKAITHVDEQNNVVVNETFETYSENYVTKQIVSKEQANLLSTYLEKVVSEGGGKNAFIDGYHIGGKTGTAQKVNPDTGTYAAGKYVASFAGMAPVDDPKVTVFISIDEPDPSKYYAGQIAAPVAKQVFYDIFNYLSIKGDVAIEDTLRSMKKDVIVPNLRGMKKSEAIKALKELKLTYEIDGDGEVIVDMTPKPGYTEKEGDKIILYTGSSGNYNKEVVVPDLKGYSKDSAQEVLNSLGLEAEYMGEGLVAGQSVRPGETVSKGTKVIFELDILGGD comes from the coding sequence GTGAACAAAAAAGACTATAGGGATAGAGTAATAATAAAACGAAGAATGCTCATAACCATGGGTGTTCTTTCCGTTTTATTTTTTTCATTAATCTTAAGATTATTTTATGTGATGGTCTTTGAGTCTAACAAACTAAAGGCCTTGGCTATTGAACAGTGGACAAGCGAAGTAAAAATTGATGGCAGAAGGGGCAGTATACTGGACAGAAATGGTAAGGAACTAGCCATAAGTGCCAATGTATATAGAGTGGACTTGGCTATGAATACTATAAGGTCCTATGTGAAAAAAAATAATATTTCCTTTGAGATAATTGCTCCAAAACTAGCTAACGCTTTAGAAATGGATACTGCCAAGGTGCTGCAGGAATTGTACAAAACTCTGCCCAGCGGCAAGGAAAGAGGAAGCGGAACTTTAGCGCGAAGAATAGATAAGGAAAAAGCTGATAGGGTCAGAGAACTTAAGATTAATGGAGTATTGGTGTCACCGGACACTGAAAGATACTATCCAGAAAATAACTTTTTAGCTCATGTACTTGGTACGACTAACTCAGACGGTGAAGGACTTGCAGGAATAGAGCTGCAGTATAACAGTGTATTGAAAGGAACACCCGGTCTAAGAATTACTGAAACCGATAGGAGAAGTGATGAAATGCCCTATACAATTTCAGATTTCACAAAACCTATGGACGGTAAGGATGTTGTACTGACTATAGATGCAACAATTCAGGCTTTTGCAGAAAAGGCGGCAGAACAGGCCTTAAATGATAATAAGGCAAAGGCTGTATCAATAATGGTAATGGATCCTAAGACCGGAGAGATACTGGCTATGGCCAACAAGCCTGACTTTAACCCCAATAAACCAAGGGAAGGCGTTACTACCGTTGAAGAAATGTCAAAGCTTTGGAGAAATAGAATTGTAAGTGATACATATGAGCCTGGCTCAATTTTTAAAGTGTTTACAGCCATTGCAGCCATGGAAAAGGGACTTGTCAGTGAAACTGATACCTTTGTGTGTACGGGCAGCAAAAAAGTTGCCAACAGAACCATTCACTGTTGGAAGAGAACCGGACATGGAGCCCAAAACTTTGTAGAAATTCTTGAGAACTCATGTAATGTAGGGTTTATGGAACTTGGAGAAAGACTTCAGGCAGCAGGCCTAAATGAGTATATCTACAAGTTTGGCTTTGGAAAGAAGACCGGCATAGATCTCCCCGGTGAAGCCACTGGTATAGTTAAAAAAACTGAGAAGATCACTACTGTGGATTTAGCTACAATTTCCTTTGGTCAGAGTAATACAGTTTCACCTATACAATACATGGCTGCTTTCAATGCTATTGCAAATGATGGCATTTGGGTTACTCCACATATATTAAAGGCCATAACTCATGTGGACGAGCAAAATAACGTAGTAGTGAATGAAACCTTTGAAACTTATTCTGAAAATTATGTAACAAAACAAATAGTTAGTAAGGAGCAGGCCAACTTACTTTCCACCTATCTTGAAAAGGTTGTTTCTGAAGGTGGAGGTAAAAACGCCTTCATAGATGGCTATCACATTGGCGGTAAAACGGGTACTGCTCAAAAGGTAAACCCTGATACCGGAACTTATGCTGCCGGCAAATATGTTGCTTCTTTTGCAGGTATGGCACCAGTGGATGATCCTAAAGTAACTGTCTTCATATCCATCGATGAACCTGACCCATCAAAATACTATGCAGGTCAGATTGCTGCACCGGTTGCAAAGCAGGTTTTTTATGACATATTTAATTACCTGTCTATTAAGGGGGACGTGGCCATTGAAGATACTCTCAGAAGCATGAAAAAGGACGTCATAGTACCAAATCTCAGAGGTATGAAAAAGAGTGAAGCTATTAAGGCTCTAAAGGAATTAAAGTTGACTTATGAGATTGATGGTGACGGTGAGGTAATAGTAGATATGACGCCAAAACCGGGCTATACTGAGAAGGAAGGGGACAAAATCATTCTTTACACCGGTAGTAGCGGTAACTATAATAAAGAGGTAGTTGTCCCAGACCTCAAGGGCTATTCAAAGGACAGTGCTCAAGAGGTACTAAACAGCTTGGGACTTGAAGCTGAATATATGGGCGAGGGTTTAGTGGCAGGACAAAGCGTAAGACCGGGAGAGACGGTATCAAAGGGAACAAAAGTAATCTTTGAATTGGATATCCTAGGTGGTGATTAA
- a CDS encoding UDP-N-acetylmuramoyl-L-alanyl-D-glutamate--2,6-diaminopimelate ligase: protein MKLFKILEGIDFEIIQGSDEVEINSIQYNSKKVTKGDLFFCIKGFATDGHNYAAAAQENGAAAVICEEDIKVYDNVTVIKVKDSRKAMALASANYYGRPADKLKLIGVTGTNGKTTSTFMLKTILEEAGHKVGLIGTILNYVAGEKLHAERTTPESLELQQLFAYMVEKGVEYCIMEVSSHSLELDRVYGVPFKYGVFTNLTQDHLDFHKTFENYYNAKLKLFKICSTSVINIDDTYGEKVYRDASNNKLTYGIEKAADFRAEYIAMHSRGAKYTLINKQDKHEISIFIPGRYNIYNSLCAAAVCLTEGIDPESVKRGLEKVQVPGRCELTAREYNLGFDIILDYAHSPDGLDNILRTVREFTKGRLISVYGCGGNRDKTKRPIMGEIGARLSDIAIITSDNPRDEEPMDIIKDILAGITTDNYMVVENRKEAIRLAIDIAREGDVIVIAGKGHEDYQIFKNKTIIHFDEREVVREILENRTN, encoded by the coding sequence ATGAAATTATTTAAAATATTGGAAGGAATTGATTTCGAGATCATTCAAGGCAGTGATGAGGTTGAAATAAATAGCATTCAATATAACTCAAAAAAGGTTACAAAAGGTGATTTGTTTTTCTGTATAAAAGGCTTTGCAACAGACGGACACAATTATGCAGCTGCGGCACAAGAAAATGGTGCCGCAGCCGTAATCTGTGAAGAAGATATAAAGGTCTATGACAATGTTACCGTCATAAAAGTTAAGGATTCCAGGAAGGCAATGGCTTTAGCCTCCGCCAATTACTACGGCAGGCCTGCAGACAAGTTAAAGCTCATTGGAGTTACTGGAACCAACGGAAAAACTACCTCTACCTTTATGCTAAAGACTATACTTGAGGAAGCGGGCCATAAGGTAGGCCTGATAGGCACCATATTAAACTATGTGGCCGGTGAAAAGCTTCATGCAGAGAGGACAACACCCGAATCACTGGAGCTGCAGCAGCTATTTGCCTACATGGTGGAAAAAGGAGTAGAGTACTGCATTATGGAGGTATCCTCACACTCCTTGGAATTGGATAGAGTTTATGGAGTTCCTTTTAAATATGGGGTATTTACCAATCTGACACAAGATCATTTGGATTTCCATAAGACCTTTGAAAACTATTATAATGCAAAGCTGAAGCTCTTTAAGATCTGTAGCACCTCAGTAATAAATATTGATGATACCTATGGAGAAAAGGTATATAGGGATGCAAGCAACAATAAATTAACTTATGGCATTGAGAAGGCTGCTGACTTTAGAGCGGAATATATAGCCATGCATTCCAGAGGAGCTAAGTATACATTAATAAATAAACAGGATAAACATGAAATCAGCATCTTTATTCCCGGAAGATATAATATATACAATTCCCTCTGTGCGGCGGCGGTTTGCTTAACTGAAGGCATTGACCCAGAGTCAGTGAAAAGAGGTCTTGAGAAGGTTCAAGTTCCGGGACGCTGTGAGCTTACGGCCAGGGAATATAACCTGGGCTTTGACATTATTTTAGACTATGCTCATTCTCCGGATGGTTTAGACAATATCCTCCGAACTGTCAGAGAGTTCACAAAGGGTAGACTCATATCAGTGTATGGCTGCGGTGGCAACAGAGATAAGACCAAGAGACCTATTATGGGGGAAATTGGTGCAAGACTGAGTGATATTGCGATCATAACCTCTGACAATCCAAGAGATGAGGAGCCTATGGATATTATTAAAGACATCCTGGCAGGCATTACTACGGATAACTACATGGTTGTTGAAAACAGAAAAGAAGCCATAAGGCTGGCCATAGATATAGCCAGAGAGGGAGACGTTATTGTCATTGCCGGAAAAGGGCATGAGGACTATCAGATATTTAAAAATAAAACAATAATACACTTTGATGAGAGAGAAGTTGTAAGGGAAATACTTGAAAACAGAACTAACTAG
- a CDS encoding UDP-N-acetylmuramoyl-tripeptide--D-alanyl-D-alanine ligase — protein MKQITLREIIDAIDGEVYNSGSKVIFNDICIDTRKLQQGNIYIAIKGEVFNGNEFVVEAVQKGASICIVEELAFDIKDIGNATIILVKDTKKALRDLAKYYRAKLDIKVIGVTGSTGKTTTKDLIASALSNKYKVFKTQGNFNNEIGLPLMIFNLDDSYDVAVLEMGMSNFNEIHRLADIARPDLAVITNIGISHIENLGSRENILKAKMEIVDFFTEKNILIVNGEDDLLSTLENGAYKIIKAGFNKVFEYHSENISLFEDRVEYNVVEGGQYFDNKIQIKIPGKHNVLNSLLAVACGRALGLDMDTIAEGFGNLEATSMRLDIIKCEDYTIINDCYNASPDSMKAALDVQANMKAVRKIAVLGTMRELGTEAFNAHKEVAEYAKAKGVHLLISIGEYEEAYRRGFNCDSNFVHFENTKAATEYIKSILSNGDLILFKASRAMKFETIVNEIK, from the coding sequence ATGAAGCAAATTACCCTAAGGGAAATAATTGATGCTATAGACGGTGAAGTCTATAATAGCGGCAGTAAGGTCATCTTTAATGATATATGTATAGATACCAGAAAGTTACAGCAGGGGAATATATATATTGCAATAAAAGGTGAAGTTTTTAACGGAAATGAATTTGTTGTAGAGGCTGTTCAAAAGGGTGCAAGCATTTGTATTGTGGAAGAACTTGCCTTTGATATTAAGGATATTGGTAATGCAACAATTATTTTGGTTAAGGACACAAAAAAGGCACTAAGGGACCTTGCAAAATATTATAGGGCTAAGCTGGATATCAAGGTTATTGGGGTTACCGGGTCTACTGGCAAAACCACAACAAAGGACCTTATAGCCTCTGCCCTCAGCAATAAATACAAGGTGTTTAAGACTCAGGGGAATTTTAACAATGAAATTGGCCTTCCCCTTATGATATTTAACTTGGATGACAGCTACGATGTGGCGGTTTTGGAAATGGGAATGAGCAATTTTAATGAAATTCACAGGCTGGCTGACATTGCCAGACCGGATCTGGCGGTAATCACTAATATAGGAATATCTCATATCGAGAATTTGGGCAGCCGGGAGAATATATTGAAGGCAAAAATGGAGATTGTGGACTTCTTTACAGAGAAAAATATCTTGATTGTAAATGGTGAAGATGATCTCTTAAGTACTTTAGAAAATGGTGCTTACAAGATAATAAAGGCAGGCTTTAACAAAGTTTTTGAGTATCATTCAGAAAATATATCATTATTTGAAGACAGGGTCGAATATAATGTTGTTGAGGGAGGACAATACTTTGACAACAAGATTCAAATAAAGATACCGGGAAAACACAATGTACTGAATTCTCTTTTGGCCGTGGCCTGCGGCAGGGCCTTAGGCTTGGATATGGATACTATAGCAGAAGGCTTTGGTAATCTGGAAGCTACATCTATGAGGCTGGATATAATTAAATGTGAGGACTATACAATTATTAACGATTGTTATAATGCAAGTCCCGATTCCATGAAGGCAGCTTTGGATGTTCAGGCCAACATGAAGGCAGTAAGAAAAATTGCTGTTCTTGGGACCATGAGAGAATTAGGCACAGAAGCTTTTAACGCACATAAAGAAGTGGCAGAATATGCTAAAGCTAAAGGCGTCCATTTACTGATAAGTATCGGTGAGTATGAAGAAGCATACAGAAGAGGCTTTAATTGTGACTCAAATTTTGTTCATTTTGAGAATACAAAGGCTGCCACTGAATATATAAAAAGTATATTGTCTAATGGTGATTTGATATTATTTAAGGCGTCAAGAGCAATGAAATTTGAAACAATAGTAAATGAAATTAAATAA
- the mraY gene encoding phospho-N-acetylmuramoyl-pentapeptide-transferase — protein MGDLINSKIVYAVLVSFVVATLVGPLIIPALRWLKFGQFIREEGPKSHQKKAGTPTMGGLIFIAASIISLPLLVKDPTDEAMIALYAFIAFGFIGFLDDILKIIKKNNLGLKAYQKMALLLVVSFLFAYYAYKNPAIGSSIIVPFMGTTINLGWLYIPFIIFFFAATTNAVNLTDGLDGLATSVTLLVMTFFTMISMAMGHYTLAKFCGVIAGALLGFLRYNAFPARVFMGDTGSLALGGAVAAVAMILKLPLIIIIVGGIYMIETLSVIIQVISYKTTGKRVFKMSPIHHHFEMCGWAEPKIVSIFSIVTVILCLIAFLSLY, from the coding sequence ATGGGTGATCTAATTAATTCAAAAATAGTTTATGCAGTATTAGTATCCTTTGTGGTGGCAACTTTAGTAGGCCCCCTAATTATACCAGCTTTAAGATGGCTTAAATTCGGACAATTCATCCGAGAAGAGGGACCTAAGAGTCATCAAAAAAAGGCCGGAACACCCACCATGGGTGGATTGATTTTTATAGCTGCTTCTATAATTTCTTTACCTTTACTGGTGAAGGATCCTACTGATGAAGCAATGATAGCACTGTATGCCTTTATTGCCTTTGGCTTTATTGGATTTTTGGATGATATTCTGAAAATTATCAAAAAGAACAATTTGGGGCTTAAGGCTTATCAAAAAATGGCTCTTCTGTTAGTTGTATCATTTTTGTTTGCCTATTATGCCTATAAGAATCCGGCCATAGGTTCAAGTATAATAGTTCCCTTCATGGGTACAACAATTAACTTAGGCTGGCTATATATACCTTTTATAATATTCTTTTTCGCCGCCACAACAAATGCAGTAAATCTTACTGACGGATTAGATGGTTTAGCTACATCAGTAACACTGCTGGTAATGACCTTTTTTACAATGATTTCTATGGCCATGGGCCACTACACCCTTGCAAAATTTTGCGGAGTTATTGCCGGTGCACTTTTAGGCTTTCTAAGATATAATGCTTTTCCGGCCAGAGTATTCATGGGTGATACCGGGTCTCTTGCCTTAGGCGGAGCTGTTGCTGCAGTGGCTATGATATTAAAGTTACCTTTAATAATAATAATAGTTGGCGGCATATATATGATAGAGACTTTATCGGTAATAATACAGGTTATCAGTTATAAGACTACAGGAAAAAGAGTATTTAAGATGTCGCCCATACATCATCATTTTGAAATGTGTGGTTGGGCGGAACCAAAGATTGTTTCCATATTTTCAATTGTTACCGTAATACTATGTCTTATAGCATTCTTGTCTTTGTATTAG
- the spoVE gene encoding stage V sporulation protein E, giving the protein MKKAGSKMGEADFVMFTTIMLLLSIGIIMVYSASAWTSGIKYGDDMYFLKKQLTWAGIGIVAMILTMGVDYHKIKKVTGILMIIVIPLLLLVFVFEPVNGARRWIQLGFASFQPSEITKYAIVAFLAKSIDMKGERIKSLIYGVIPYLLISGVYAAIILAEPNMSIASVIMMVTIIVLFVAGAKASHIFGLVMPVGLLGAGYLIFSADYRRDRLLSFLDPWKDAAGEGYQLIQSLLALGSGGIWGLGLGQSRQKCYYMPEPHNDFIFAIIGEELGLIGCIFIIMIFVVFVWRGIKTAVNAKDTYGTLLATGITSIIAVQAIVNIAVVTGSMPVTGVPLPFISYGGSSLVINLTAMGVLLNISRQSNTNRVKI; this is encoded by the coding sequence ATGAAAAAAGCCGGGAGCAAAATGGGCGAAGCGGATTTTGTGATGTTTACAACAATTATGCTTCTCCTATCCATTGGGATAATCATGGTTTACAGCGCCAGTGCATGGACGTCCGGCATAAAGTACGGAGATGACATGTACTTTTTGAAGAAGCAATTGACCTGGGCCGGCATCGGTATAGTTGCTATGATTCTGACAATGGGCGTTGATTATCATAAAATAAAAAAAGTAACCGGTATACTGATGATTATTGTAATACCATTGCTATTGCTGGTTTTTGTATTTGAACCTGTAAATGGAGCACGAAGATGGATTCAATTAGGTTTTGCATCCTTCCAACCTTCAGAAATAACAAAGTATGCTATCGTAGCTTTTCTTGCTAAGAGTATTGACATGAAGGGGGAACGTATAAAATCTTTGATTTATGGTGTAATACCCTATTTACTTATTTCAGGAGTTTATGCGGCAATCATTTTGGCAGAACCTAATATGAGTATAGCTTCAGTAATTATGATGGTTACAATAATTGTACTGTTCGTTGCCGGCGCAAAGGCTTCACATATATTTGGCCTAGTTATGCCGGTAGGGCTATTGGGTGCCGGATACTTGATTTTTTCAGCAGACTATAGAAGAGATAGATTGCTGAGCTTTCTTGACCCTTGGAAGGATGCTGCAGGAGAGGGCTACCAGCTTATACAGTCACTTCTTGCACTTGGCTCCGGGGGTATATGGGGCTTAGGCCTGGGGCAGTCCAGACAGAAGTGCTACTATATGCCCGAACCCCACAATGATTTTATATTTGCTATTATTGGGGAAGAGCTTGGACTTATTGGCTGCATTTTTATAATCATGATTTTTGTGGTCTTTGTTTGGAGAGGAATAAAGACTGCGGTCAATGCCAAGGATACATACGGTACATTACTTGCTACCGGAATAACTTCAATCATAGCTGTTCAAGCTATTGTAAACATAGCTGTTGTAACTGGTTCAATGCCTGTAACAGGAGTACCTCTCCCCTTTATCAGTTACGGAGGATCTTCCTTGGTTATTAATTTAACCGCTATGGGAGTATTGCTCAATATTTCCAGACAAAGTAATACTAATAGGGTAAAAATATAG
- a CDS encoding cell division protein FtsQ/DivIB → MGQIKKNTNELIRMRKRKKLIKKIIFWTIITFIITVILGLKLPYFNISEIVIENNILVATEDIEKLSEINIGSNIFLLSKADTRENILSNPYISDVKVKRKLPSVVLLEITERTPQYYISKGKEYVILDVSGYVLEITGAITDKSLVQLSGLDAALAQPSMLISEDSRRLQQIEVFSDLIKRNISDTKITAIDLQSSSEIKVYFNNIEVKAGSIDGMQEKLNKAINIISQQELLNLKGYIDVSYDEAPVISIEDQEE, encoded by the coding sequence ATGGGGCAAATTAAGAAAAATACCAATGAGTTAATACGAATGAGGAAGAGGAAAAAACTAATAAAGAAAATTATATTTTGGACGATTATAACATTTATAATAACTGTAATACTTGGACTAAAACTTCCGTATTTTAATATAAGTGAAATTGTAATTGAAAATAATATTCTTGTAGCAACTGAAGATATAGAAAAATTATCCGAAATTAATATTGGCAGTAATATCTTCCTCTTAAGCAAGGCGGACACAAGGGAGAATATACTTTCAAATCCGTACATTTCTGACGTAAAAGTGAAAAGAAAGCTGCCATCAGTTGTGCTGCTGGAGATTACAGAAAGAACCCCTCAGTATTATATTTCTAAAGGCAAAGAATATGTAATTTTGGATGTTTCGGGATATGTGCTGGAGATCACAGGGGCTATCACCGATAAGAGCCTAGTCCAGCTTTCCGGATTAGATGCTGCTTTGGCTCAACCGAGTATGCTGATTTCTGAGGACAGCAGGAGACTTCAACAGATAGAAGTGTTTTCTGATTTGATAAAACGAAACATAAGTGATACCAAGATTACAGCCATTGATTTACAAAGCAGTTCGGAAATCAAGGTTTACTTTAATAATATTGAGGTTAAGGCCGGAAGTATAGATGGCATGCAGGAAAAATTAAACAAAGCAATTAATATAATAAGTCAGCAGGAGCTCCTAAATTTAAAAGGATATATTGATGTAAGCTATGATGAAGCTCCTGTAATATCAATAGAAGACCAGGAGGAATAA